A window of Aurantibacillus circumpalustris genomic DNA:
AACTTTTGAGCAAATTCGAATTTGAGTTTTCAGCTAAACCATCTGGCTTCATTTCATCCCAAGGGTTAGAGTATGTTACAAGTTTCCGAGAAAAATTAATCCCTGCACAGCTGTACCAGTGTTGGTTTACAGTTTTTTGAGAATAAGGACTACTATTTGAAACGGTAATTGGTAATTTAACATTAACCACCGCGTTTGTTTTAGAAACTAATTTAAATTTTGGTGAAATGAAATGATACATCGCGTGATTTGCAACATCCCCTTGAGCATTTTCGGTCAAGTCAATTCTACTACCACTTAAATCATGATTTTCAACATCGTATAAACGAGCTTTAACATTTGGTAAATTATTCCATTTTTTCTGCAAGTCAGTATAAGCCGTATCAGAATCTGCCCAAGTGAATAATAAATATTTTCCATCAGGTGTTCTACTCATTTGTAAACGCGCGTCTACTCTTACTTTATTATTCGATGAACTTGGATCTGCATCCCAAGGATTATCTTGGTAACCTGGATCTGATGTTCTTGCTCCTGGCCCCTCTGTTGACATAGAGTCAATTAACATTTTTGACCAACTATTAGTATTCGCACCATCATAAATAAAATCTGCTAAATAAGGCATTGCACCTGGCTTATGAGGCCATAAGTAGTTTTCGGTAGACCATCTGCTAACAAAATTCATCGAATCTGTATGATTACTAGCTTGACCTGCAAGGGATGAGAAAATGTGCAATCTGTTTCTAGAGTCTACCGTGCAGTCAATTCCTTCAAACCAAAGAAAGTTAGGAACTACTAGGGTGCTGTCGCTTGCAACAGCCCATAATTTATTTTTAACAACCATAGCACTTGCAGCATTAAAATTAATTCCGTTTTCCAAAGACCAAGTGCCGCCGCTGTTTGTAGTTTTATACACTATAGGTTGATAACCTACATTAGATCCCGTTGCTCCAAATCTTGAACCTATTATGACAATATATCCCACATCTCCATATTCGTTCCACGCCATCATAGGTTGTGGCACCCAATTCGGTGTATTATCAACAGTAGAAGATGTTGTTGGAGGTGCAAATATTTTTCCTGCCCAGTCAAAAGCCATTAACGTGTTATTAAATGTTGCTGTCATCAGCATAACAGCGGTGTCTGATGTATTTGCATCGTTAGATATTCTGGCGAGTATCCGCATTTTCCCATCATCAGTAGCACTAAAATTATATGCAGCGAAATCGTGTCTGCTTGGCACTCCTGTTACAAAAGGAGGCACCGTTGGCATAACTTGTTGCGCGTTTGTTGCAATGCTAGGTGAATTGTTATAATTTGCCGTCCCCAGCCGTTTGCTTGCATACCAGTTTCCGATCCAAGTAACATTTCCAGGGCCAGTTGCAGGGCCTGCGCCAACAATATACGCATTGTTAATGTCAGTATTTCCTATTGGATTATAAATTGCACCATTTGGGTAACGTGCCCAGAAATTATCATTTGTGTATAAGGCCGTGCTATCCCAATTCGCGCCGCAATCGTTACTAATAAATGCCACTATTCCTCCTGTAGCTGCTGTTGGATCTGGCGTTGGCAAAAATGAATAAGTAGGGGACTTACGATGAATAAAACTAACCACATCAAGTTCATCGTTCCATTGTAATGGCTTACAGTAACTAACAATAGTTCCATAAATATTCATTGAAGAGCTAATTCGCTGCCAATTGGTTGAATTTGTTTTGGCATTATCTTGAATTGGTAAAGAAGTGGGCTTAATTGCGTCAGCGTTTTGTATTGCTGCAAGCCCTTCGTTGCTGTACATTGGCTGCAATAGTAGTTTAGTGTCGAACGAACCCGAAGGTCTTTGTTTTTTTCCATTTTGCGCTGTGGCACTGAGGATAAGGAAAAAAAAGGATGTAAAGAGTAGTTGCTTTTTCATGGGATTTATTTTAATATAAAATTACAAAGCATCTTATCCTTTTCAATTCAGTTCTTTATATCCTAACAGTTTTTAAATGTAAGTGGCAGTGGTTTTGATAATAATGGTTTTTATATCTTAAGTTACTGGCAATAAAAAAGGGTCGCCTCTGTTGCAGAGACGACCCTTTCAATAATTAAAAATTAATTATTCAATCACTAATTTTTTGGTTGTGCTAGCATTTTCAGCTTTGATGTTAACAAGGTAAATTCCACTTGCTAAACCGCTCAAATCTAAATTAACTGCGTTTGAACCAATTTGCCCTTGTGTTTCAATTGACTTAACAACTTGACCAATTGTATTTAATACGCTTACCTGTACTTTTGAAGTACTTAATAAACTAACTTTTACAGTAGCTGTGTTTTTAGCAGGGTTAGGAAAAATAGAACTATTGCTTAAAGCGTCTATGTTATCTTTATCCAAACCAACAGTTAACGTCACAGTAGTAAGGCGATCGAACTCCATACCTGCACAAGCATACCAGTGCGTGTTTGATGTTAGCTGTGAGTAAGGTGAACTATTAGACGTTGTAGTTGGTAATTCAATGTTTATTTTAGTCGCGGTTTCCGATACCAATTTAAACTTAGGAGAAATAAAGTGAAACATAGCGTGGTTGGCAACCTCTCCTTGTGCATTTTCAGTTAAATTAATTTCAGTTGGGCTCAACTGACTGTTTTGAGCATCGTATAAACGCGCTTTAATGTTTGGTAAATTATTCCATTTTCTCTGAAAATCAGTATAAGCTGTATCCGATTCTGCCCAGCTATATAACAAGTGTCTGCCGTCAGCACTGCGACTCATTTGAATACGGGCGTCAATTCTAACTTTTTGATTTGAAGCAGATGGATCGGCGTCCCAAGGATTATCTTGATAACCATTTGATGCAGTAGTTCCACCAGGGCCTTCAGTTGACATAGAGTCAATTAACATGTGTGACCAAGAACTTGTTCCATCATAAGTAAAATCCCATAAATAAGGATGAACGGCAGGACCATTTTGAACAATTGGCGCATGAGGCCATCTGTAACCTTCGGTTGTCCATTGACTTGTATAATTTAAAGAGTCAAGGTCTTCACTTGGGTGAGCTAAAATGGATGAGAACACATGTAATTTATTGTTCATATCAACTGCACAATCAATACCTTCAATCCAAGTAAAATTAGGAACTATTAGATTAGTGTTCGAACTAACTGACCATAATCTTGATTTTACATCATCAAATGCGCTTAAATTAAAATTGATTGAGCTTTCTAATGACCAAGTTGAACCACTGTTAGTGGTTTTGTATACGATTGGTTGGTAACCAACGTTTGAACCTGTTGCGCCCAATCTTGAACCAATAATTACAACGTAGCCTACTGTTCCTTGCTCGTTCCAAGCCATCATTGGACGTGAAATCCAATTTTCTGTTCCATCAGACTCAACTGTTGTTGGCGGATCAAATACTTTTCCTGCCCAATCAAATGTCATTGAAGTACCGTTGAATGTGCCAGTCATAAGCATTACTGCTGTGTCATTTGAAGCAACATCATCAGTAATTCCAGCCAAAACACGCATTTTTCCATCATCCGTAGCTGTAAAACCATAGGCTGTAAAATCATGTCTACTTGGTACTCCAGGTGCAAACGGCGGTGCTGTTGGCATTACCTGTTGTGCATTTGTTACAGTACTTGGAGCGTTATCGTAATTCACAGTTCCTAATTGTTTACTTGCGTACCAATTTCCAATCCAACCACCACCAGAACCAGTTGTAGGCCCAGCTCCAACAACATAAGCATTACTGATATCAGTATTGCTAGTTGGGTTGTATATTCCACCATTTGGATACCGCCCCCAGAAATTATCGTTTCCATATAATGCAGTGCTATCCCAAGTTGAACCGCAATCGGTGCTTACAAACGCAATTATTCCACCAGTTGCCGCTGTTGAGGCAGGAATTGGATTCATAACATAAGTTGAAGGCTTTCTGTGTATAAATGATACAGCGTCTAATTCATCATTCCATTGCAATGGTTTGCTGTATGGAATAACAACGCCATAAATATTCATAGAAGAGCTAATATTCTGCCAAGTTATTGCACTTGTTTTGGCGCTACTTCCTTTTACCGGCAACGATATAGGCTTTACAGCGTTTTCAATAGCTGTTGGAGCGACATTCTCACTGCTATACTTAACATTTGCCATCATTTTGGTGTTAATTAACCCTGTTCGCGTCACCTTGATGCCGCTTTGCGAAAAGGTACTTATTGCTGCTAATAAGACCGATCCTAGAAGTACGTGTTTTTTCATGTGTTTTTAATTTCTATTAATATTCAAAGGCTAATTTACGACATTTTATCTTCACAATTAAATTTAGAGATGACCACTTATAAAAAAAGCCAGTCCACTTATTGGACTGGCTCTCTATTTCATTCGTATATACTATTCAATCACTAGTTTTTTGGTTGTGCTAGCATTTTCAGCTTTGATGTTAACAAGGTAAATTCCACTTGCTAAACCGCTCAAATCTAAATTAACTGCGTTTGAACCAATTTGTCCTTGTGTTTCAATTGACTTAACAACTTGACCAATTGTATTTAATACGTTTACCTGTACTTTTGAATTACTTAATAAACTAACCTTTACCGTAGCTGTGTTTTTAGCAGGGTTAGGAAAAATAGAACTATTGCTTAAAGCATCAATGTTATTTTTACCTAATCCAACTATTGTAGTATCAGCAGGTCCGCTAGTAAGGCGGTTAAAAGTCATCCCTGCACAAGCATACCAATGTGTATTTTTAGTTAACTGTGCGTAAGGTGAACTATTAGAGATTGTAGTTGGTAACTCTATATTTATTGCAGTTGTTGTTTTTGATATCAATTTGAACTTAGGTGAAATAAAGTGATACATAGCATGGTTGGCAACCTCTCCTTGTGCATTTTCAGTTAAATCAATTTCAGTTGGGCTCAACTGACTGTTTTGAGCATCGTATAAACGCGCTTTAATGTTTGGTAAATTATTCCATTTTCTCTGAAAATCAGTATAAGCTGTATCCGATTCTGCCCAGCTATATAACAAGTGTCTGCCGTCAGCACTGCGACTCATTTGAATACGAGCGTCAATTCTAACTTTTTGATTTGAAGCAGATGGATCGGCGTCCCAAGGATTATCTTGATAACCATTTGATGCAGTAGTTCCACCAGGGCCTTCAGTCGACATGGAGTCAATTAACATGTGTGACCAAGAACTTGTTCCATCATAAGTAAAATCCCACAAATAAGGATGAACGGCAGGACCATTTTGAACAATTGGCGCATGAGGCCATCTGTAACCTTCTGTTGTCCATCCACTAGTATAATTTAAAGAATCAAGATCGTTACTGTAATGACCCAGAAGCGATGTAAAAACATGCAGCTTGTTGTTCATATCAACAGCACAATCAATTCCTTCTAACCAAATAAAATTTGGAACTATTAGGTTAGTATCTGAGGTAACCGACCATAATTTTGATTTTACATCATTAAATGCGCTAGAATTAAAATTAATTGAGCTTTCTAATGACCAAGTTGAACCGCTGTTAGTGGTTTTGTATACGATTGGTTGGTAACCAACGTTTGAACCTGTTGCGCCTAATCTTGAACCAATAATTACAACATAGCCTACTGTTCCTTGCTCGTTCCAAGCCATTATTGGACGTGAAATCCAATTTTCTGTTCCATCAGACTCAACTGTTGTTGGCGGATCAAATACTTTTCCTGCCCAATCAAATGTCATTGAAGTACCGTTGAATGTGCCAGTCATAAGCATTACTGCTGTGTCACCTCCAGCGACATCATCATTTATACCAGCTAAAACACGCATTTTCCCATCATCTGTAGCTGTAAAACCATAGGCAGAAAAGTCATGTCTACTTGGTACTCCTGGTGCAAACGGCGGTGTTGTTGGCATTACCTGTTGTGCATTTGTTACAGTACTTGGAGCGTTATCGTAATTCGCTGTCCCTAACTGTTTACTAGCGTACCAATTTCCAATCCATGTTACTGCACCCGGACCAGTTGTAGGGCCAGCACCAACAATATAAGCATTACTGATATCAGTGTTGCTAGTTGGATTATAAATAGCACCGCCTGGATAACGGCCCCAATAATTGTCGTTAGAATTTAAAGCTGTACTATCCCAATTATTTCCACAATCGGTGCTTATCATTGCGACCATTCCACCTGATGCCGCAGTTGACGCAGGAATTGGATTCATAACATATGAAGGAGTTTTCCTGTGTACAAATGATACGGCATCCAATTCGTCATTCCATTGCAATGGTTTGCAATAGCTGATTATTACGCCATAAATATTCATCGACCCAGTAAAATTTTGCCAAGTTATTGAACTTGTTTTAGCACCTGTGCGCACTGGAGTCGAAACCGGTTTAACAGGTGTAGTATTCATTACTGGATTAACAGACTCAACACCATACTTAATGTTTGCAAGTTCCTTGATATTCATTATCCCTGTACGGGTTACTTTGCTTTGTGAAAAGGCACTTATTGCTGCTAATAAGACCGATCCTAGAAGTACATGTTTTTTCATTATTTTTTGTTTTAAAGTAGTTTAAGTGAACTTATTACTATTAACCAAATCTATGAATTATTTTTTAATCTCACAATTTCTAAAAAGTATAATTAATGTGTCATTTAACGACAACTACTTTTTTAATTATTAAGATTAAAAACTTATATTTTAAAAACAGCCTGCTATCTTATAGATAACCTAAGGTCGGATTCTGAAAGCACATCCGTCTCTCAGAATAATTTGCGTCATTTATTTACAAGAACCCTTAAATTAAAGCAAAAGGGACTATCCAAATGGATAGTCCCTTTTAATAAATTGTGTTTGCTAATTATTTAGATTTGTTAACAGTACCAGCTAAATCAGAACCAGCTTTAAATTTTACTACTTTCTTAGCAGCAATTTTAATTTCTTTACCTGTTTGAGGATTACGTCCAGTACGAGCTGCGCGTTTAGCAACGGAAAAAGAACCGAAACCAACTAAACCAATACGGTCTCCTTTTTTTAAAGCTTTGTGAATAGCTTCAATTGTAGAATCTAAAGCGCGACCTGCGTCAGCTTTTGTTAATTTTGAACCAGATGCAATTGCATCAATTAATTCTGCTTTGTTCATTTTAAATTTAATTTTAGGGTTAAACAATTATTGTGTCACAAACATAATAGCTTAAAGCACGTTTGTCAAGTGCTAAGAAGCGAAAAACGTCCGTTTTGTTGATAAATTAGCGTTTTGTTAATAAATGCAGGCTGCATCTGGCCTATAACAAGGATTTGAAATACACTTCTATCGAAAATAAAATAATCTAACGGACTGACACTAATCTCAAAAAAAAATTGTGTCGTCCTCAATTTTAAATCCCCGTAAAAAATCCTGCACTTTCATTCTTTTTTTTCCTTGTAACTGAAGATCTGTGATTTCAATAAATCCTCGTTTGCAAAAAACTCTCATAAAAGTCTTATTGTCAGTTGCTAGAGAACCGTTAGCTTCATTATGAGTAAAATTTTCAAAAGTCGCATAAAATATTTTTACTAACTGTGGTGTTCCTGACCCTGTCCTTATCTCTGAATAAGCCGTAGGAAAAGGACTAAGGCCTCTTATAAGATTATAAATATTCACATTTGTATCGTTCCAATTTATTTTACAAGTTTCTTTAAATATTTTTGGTGCATGGCATACATCATGATCATCCTGTGCTATAAACTCCAATTCAACATTTTCATTAATGCTTGTTTGAATAGCTTTAACTGTTTTAACAACCAATGCAGCTCCTTTGATCATGAGAGTATCGTGTAAATCACCAGCTGTTGTTGTATTGGAAATTTCAACTTCTTCGTTAAATAAAATATTACCTGTGTCTATTTCTTGCTTTAGCTTGAAGGTAGTTACGCCAGTTTTATTTTCTCCATTTATAATAGCCCAATTAATTGGGGCTGCTCCTCTATATTTTGGCAGAAGAGACCCATGAAGATTGTAAGTTCCATGCTTCGGTAGATTCCAAACAATTTCAGGTAACATTCTAAACGCCACCACAATCTGAAGGTCGATGTTTAATTTCTCCAATTCTGAAATAAATGTTGGTGATTTTAATTTCTCTGGCTGAAGTAGTTTTAAGTTATTCTCAAGTGCGTATTTCTTAACTGCCGATTGATGCAACTGCTGACCTCTTCCTGCTGGTTTATCAGGCGCTGTTACAACCGCAACAACATTGTAATCATTCTTTAAGAGAGCTTCGAGACTTGCGACCGCAAATTCAGGAGTGCCCATAAATACTATACGCATAATATGTATTAATAAAAAAGCCGCTTCAATTATATGAAGCGGCTTTTAAAAAATTCTGAACAATTATTCAATAACAATTTTCTTAGTTACTCTCTCATTGTTTGATTCAACAGTAAGAAAATAAACACCTTTTGCTTTTCCAGCAAGGTTAATTGTTGTCACTTCCTGAGAGCTTTTATATGATTTATCTTCATATACTACAGAACCTAAAAGATTAGTTAACTTCACTTTGTAATTCTCGTTTGATGGAGGAACAACGATGTTTACTTGTTCGTGGGCAGGATTAGGGAAGATAATCAAATTTTCGCTAAGATTGGCTCCTTCATTAATTCCAGTACAAGGGCTAAGTGTTATTACTTTTGTAACACTTGTAACACCTGAAGGGTTTTTCACCTTCATAGTAACAGTATATGTACTAATTGTGCCGCTTATTGTAACCTTGGTTAAATTTGCTGAGTAATATCCTGGCAATGGACTAACACCTGAAGCAGGAGAAAAGCTCCAAGTATATGTAAAGCTGCTACCTGTTGCACCTGAAGGATTACTAACTGAACTACTTGTTGCAAATGTTTTAATAGGAGCACAAAGAACCTCTGGCATATCGAAATCAGCAATTGGAAGACAAGGAATAACACTTACGGTTTGAGTTGTCTGAGTAGTTCCAGAAGGATTTGACACGAATAAAGTAACTGAGTATATACCTGGGCTTCCAATTTGAATATCAGGAGTTAAACCTGAAGCAGGGGTTAATGTTACATTATTAGAAGGAGAAACAGACCATAAATACCCTGGAGCAGGAGCGCCAGTACTAGTATTTCCTGGGCTGAAAGAGAAACCTGTGCAAGCAGAAGTAGGTAATGTAAACGTTGCAACAGGCGCTGTACATGCTGTTACATTTACTACCCAAGTCGTAATATTTGAACCAACTGTATTTGTTGCAGTAAGAATAACACTGTAAGTACCAGCAGTATTAAAAGTAATAGTTGGAGCTGAAGCAGTTGGACTTGATAAAGTAGCCCCAGCAGGTAAAACTGACCAACTGTAACTTAAAGCTGGAGATCCGATTGATGTATTTACTGGAATAACAGTTGATGTACCTGATAAACAAAGTGTAGCTGGTAAAGCGAAAGCAGCAGAAGGAGAAACCGTGCCGCTTAATGCACCTGAAAACTTCCAAATATCTGTTATTGGTGTAGGGTTTTGCGGAACATCTAATCCTCCAGCCCAGCCAGTAGTACCATTTACGAAATCACCTGTAATATATGCTATTCCAGTGCTACCAAAGTCTGTCCAAGACAATCCATTGTCATTTGAATAAGATATAAATCCTGTTGTACTATTAGCATTGAAAGAAACTAAATTTCCTGTTCCTGGTACAGGAACAACATCAGTTGGACCCAAATTAGCTGAAAGCGGGGAAATTTGTGCCCAATTTTGGCCACCGTCGTAAGTGTTCCATAATTCAAGAGTAGCCCCCGAATTTACCATGTAAACAACCCCATTTAAAGGACTTGAAAAAGCAATTTCAGTAATCGTATTTGTTACCGGTCCAATACCTGTAACACTATAAGATATTCCAGCGTCTACTGAATGAAAAATTCTATTGCTATTTGTTCCAAACCAAAGGTTTGATGAACCAACTTTAGCGTATAAATTTACAATTGCAAATTCTCCCGAGTTTGGATTAGGAATATTTGCCCCTGGAGTCATTGCCCATGTTAAACCACCATCAGTAGTTCTCCAAAGTTCAAATTCTCCATTAACAGGATCGCCATTTGCTATACCTACTGAAGGCGTCAAAAAAGTTACCCAATTGGCGAAAGCTGCAGTGTTTGTAAACATACCAGGCGCACTCATATTTACCCAATTTGCTCCTCCATTAATGGTTCTATGAATAGCACCCATTCCCTGAACACCCTTCATATAGGCGCTAACCCAAGCTGTATTTGCATCTATTCCCTCTAAATTAGCAATAATAAAAGTATTGGTATCGCTGTATACGTTACCACCTGCAAACAAAGCGCCACCATTGATACTGCGTGAATACCAGTTATAATTTCTACTAAATCCAGTATTTCCATAATCCTTACCGATAACCCAAATGACATTTGCGTCAACAGCATCCATGAATTTAACTCCCGAATTTAATACAGAAGTTGGAAATATAGCGTTCTGGTTTGTTGACCAGGCTGCCGCAGGCACCTGCGCAAACGTAGTACTCAGGGTTAGGGCTGCAAAAATTGACAGTAGTTGTTTTTTCATTTCTTTCTAAATTTATTTTTAATTTGATAAAAATACTGAATTTTATTTACACTTATTTAAAAAATACGGTTTTAACAGTAATTTGCCTTTTATCTGGTTCGTTCTATTTTTTATGTGGTTAAAAAATTAGTTTGTTCAATTCGACATATTAGCTTAACTAAGATATTCGTTGAAAAAATTTCGGATTGTTCATATTTTAAAAATAAGCTACATTTGCAAAAAATTTTTAATGATTACTACAGATCTAATTATTGTTGGTGCAGGGCCGGTTGGATTATTTGCGATTTTTGAAGCAGGTCTTTTAAAAATGCGCTGCCATTTAATTGATTACCTCCCTCAAATTGGAGGGCAGCTATCTGAAATCTATCCAAAAAAACCTATTTACGATATTCCAGGATACCCATCAGTATTAGCTCAAGAACTGATTGATAATTTATTAAAACAAGCCGAACCATTTAAGCCAAGTTTTACTTTAGGAGAAAGAATTGAATCTCTTGAAAAAAGAGGCGATAGAGATTTCTTAATTACAACCAACATGGGCACACAAGTTGAAGCAAAGGCAGTTGTAATTGCCGGCGGACTTGGTTGCTTTGAGCCACGTAAACCAGAAATTACTGATCTCGAAAAATTTGAAAATGGGAAAGGAGTGAATTATATGATTTTAGATCCTGAAAAATACAGGGATCAAAAGATGGTGATTGCAGGCGGTGGAGATAGCGCTTTAGACTGGACTATTTTTTTAAGTGATGTTTGCAGTGAACTAACGCTTGTGCATAGAAGTGAAAGTTTCCGAGGTGCGCCAGATAGCGTTAACAAGGTAATGGATTTGGCAGAAAAGGGAAAAATAAAATTACTTTTAAATACAACAATAGGCTCCATTTCGGGAGAAGGGAAACTTGAAAAAGTTGAAACGCTTAACACCAAAACTCAGGAGAAAAACAGTATCATGGCTGATCACCTTATTCCATTATTTGGATTGAGTCCTAAATTAGGACCTATCGAAAATTGGGGTTTAAATCTTGATAAAAATGCCATAGAAGTTAATACCGATGATTATAGCACAAACGTTGAAGGCGTTTACGCAATAGGAGATATTAATACTTATAAAAATAAATTGAAATTAATTTTGTGTGGTTTTCACGAAGCGGCCTTAATGAGTCACAGTGCTTATAAGTATATTAACCCAGGTGTAAAATACACTATGAAATATACAACTGTGCAAGGGGTAAATGAATTTTAACTATCTAGAAAACTTGATGTAAGTCTTCGGTTATTTCTCTCTGTAGTACCTTTTTGCATTTAAATTTCTTTTCAAAGTAGTCAGCAAGATACTCCTGCTCTGTTTGTCCAGGTGTTGGTATCAAAATAATATTTTTCTTATTCAACAAGTATAAATCCATCAAAGTGCTATAGCCACTTCGGCATATAACGGTTTCTGAATTGACGATTAAGCTCTGTAATTTTTCTCCGAAACAAAAATTAATAAGTCTGATGTTCGTGCTTTTATTCGTTATTTTCGAA
This region includes:
- a CDS encoding NAD(P)/FAD-dependent oxidoreductase is translated as MITTDLIIVGAGPVGLFAIFEAGLLKMRCHLIDYLPQIGGQLSEIYPKKPIYDIPGYPSVLAQELIDNLLKQAEPFKPSFTLGERIESLEKRGDRDFLITTNMGTQVEAKAVVIAGGLGCFEPRKPEITDLEKFENGKGVNYMILDPEKYRDQKMVIAGGGDSALDWTIFLSDVCSELTLVHRSESFRGAPDSVNKVMDLAEKGKIKLLLNTTIGSISGEGKLEKVETLNTKTQEKNSIMADHLIPLFGLSPKLGPIENWGLNLDKNAIEVNTDDYSTNVEGVYAIGDINTYKNKLKLILCGFHEAALMSHSAYKYINPGVKYTMKYTTVQGVNEF